The Lichenihabitans psoromatis genome contains a region encoding:
- a CDS encoding 5-formyltetrahydrofolate cyclo-ligase: MEPSKGELRSKALRERDALDDALRNAFASRLSRIGPSFVADFSPTVARPVTSLYVPIGSEPDAMPLALVLHAAGIPLVLPVDWSHGAPLIYRRWAPGERLVAGPMGIYEPLDDAPDVDPDVLFVPLAAFDRLGQRLGYGAGNVDSTLRAMRRRKNVRAIGVAYAVQEQPAIPVERHDEPVDVVITDREVILCQR; encoded by the coding sequence ATGGAACCGAGCAAAGGTGAGCTTCGCAGCAAGGCGTTGCGAGAGCGCGACGCCTTGGACGACGCGTTGCGCAACGCCTTTGCGTCGCGTCTCTCTCGGATCGGACCATCCTTCGTCGCGGACTTCTCACCCACGGTCGCGAGGCCGGTGACCTCGCTCTATGTCCCCATCGGCAGCGAACCGGATGCGATGCCGTTGGCTTTGGTGCTGCACGCCGCGGGCATTCCGCTCGTGCTGCCTGTGGACTGGTCGCACGGAGCGCCCCTCATCTATCGGCGATGGGCGCCGGGAGAACGACTGGTGGCAGGCCCGATGGGGATCTACGAGCCCCTCGACGATGCGCCGGACGTCGATCCGGACGTTCTTTTCGTTCCACTCGCCGCCTTCGATCGGCTGGGACAACGTCTTGGCTATGGTGCCGGGAACGTCGACAGCACCTTACGGGCGATGCGGCGACGCAAGAACGTTCGTGCGATCGGCGTCGCTTATGCGGTGCAAGAACAACCGGCGATCCCTGTCGAGCGTCACGATGAACCGGTCGACGTCGTGATCACCGACCGCGAGGTCATCCTCTGTCAGCGTTGA
- a CDS encoding NUDIX hydrolase: MSSKTRVYSQYGAVPFRIKRSGDIEIMLITSRDTGRWIVPKGWPISKLKPRQVAAQEAWEEAGLRGKIVGKAPLGHYLYSKAMEDEPPLTCKLTLFALQVSRQRKSWPEKGQRKTAWFDVATAAATVREPELAAIIAGVPRMIESQRPVSEGQKTDDPAEPIISDVDRPIVKEKPRQR; encoded by the coding sequence ATGTCGTCGAAAACGCGAGTATACAGCCAGTACGGCGCGGTTCCGTTTCGGATCAAGCGCTCGGGCGACATCGAGATCATGCTGATCACCTCGCGAGACACGGGGCGCTGGATCGTTCCGAAGGGTTGGCCGATTTCCAAGCTGAAGCCGCGGCAGGTGGCGGCGCAGGAGGCGTGGGAGGAGGCGGGGCTGAGGGGCAAGATCGTCGGCAAGGCGCCGCTCGGTCATTATCTCTACAGCAAGGCAATGGAGGATGAGCCGCCGCTCACCTGCAAACTGACGCTATTCGCGCTGCAGGTCTCGCGACAGCGGAAATCCTGGCCCGAGAAGGGGCAGCGGAAAACGGCTTGGTTCGATGTCGCGACCGCCGCAGCAACCGTGAGAGAGCCAGAACTCGCTGCGATCATTGCGGGGGTTCCTCGAATGATCGAGTCGCAGCGTCCCGTCTCGGAGGGGCAAAAAACGGATGATCCGGCGGAGCCGATCATCTCGGACGTCGATCGACCCATCGTTAAGGAAAAGCCCCGTCAACGCTGA